One stretch of Podospora bellae-mahoneyi strain CBS 112042 chromosome 2, whole genome shotgun sequence DNA includes these proteins:
- a CDS encoding hypothetical protein (EggNog:ENOG503P4QT): MSKSRAPLALGALAASGIGYYLYSAGGNPRAAEKQFESDAHRAAAKIESKIPTNYPTHTTHKAEKEGTRLGHEVGTKIDSAVTTVNRDLSQAKHEAEAIAKQAKADTLKKIDEFDRTVEEKAAKSKSYLSSWFGSK; the protein is encoded by the exons ATGTCCAAGTCTCGCgcccccctcgccctcggtgccctcgccgcctcagGCATTGGTTACTACCTCTACAGCGCTGGCGGCAACCCCAGAGCAGCGGAGAAGCAGTTTGAGA GCGACGCCCACCGCGCTGCCGCCAAAATCGAATCCAAGATTCCCACCAACTACCCAACCCACACAACCCACAAGGCCGAGAAAGAAGGCACCCGCCTCGGCCACGAGGTCGGCACCAAGATTGACTCTGCT GTAACCACCGTCAACCGCGACCTCAGCCAAGCCAAGCACGAAGCTGAGGCCATCGCCAAACAAGCCAAGGCCGATACCCTCAAGAAGATTGACGAGTTTGACCGGAcggtcgaggagaaggccgccAAGAGCAAGAGCTACCTTAGCTCGTGGTTCGGGAGCAAGTAA
- the OSH3 gene encoding Oxysterol-binding protein 3 (COG:I; BUSCO:EOG09261QYO; EggNog:ENOG503NVUP) gives MAGIEQLEIHSKAYIVRWVKVDVGHTISWSVQPHKKSINFGIVKHPGTGETNLTSLADDAGLADQHTEGVAESKPGLFAKRDASTAQDQLAKKGFIPIHWHGKCEADKVSVGTYDVTQAGMFGLVFDNTFSKQTSKTATFVLLTYPTGAPPQTARNLPNLQAGPLASASRTSLGKHGSPRLGAAASESVDSLPSHTRGRALSTATAAGKSESGVSSSYHVGVLLKRRRKKGQGYAKRFFSLDYTTCTLSYYHNRNSSALRGAIPLSLAAVAADERRREITIDSGAEVWHLKASNAKEFSDWARALERASKIARGVELPVTQPVSSESQGGVAPVPQITIPNSAQDEEREWRQVESLVSRMVGTRDALRRLVKDMAAEKQPPSGHGYLSPSTPTLPEETEGYFGPPTTASAADKKSFWKRKASGAASPLTPQSFQTAASSSLTIPASGHSTPTQNGFKKQYGALQQEGPNTLENCTALLSDLDSVVMEFSTLLATSKRRRLPAQLSAQPRASIESSASTVDEFFDAEAGDADRSTNQLMIIEHHSEDDTQASDVEESIHESSSVSSIEDEDDYAQNAEGGVNLFPPKPKSLIPLPITEPVTRRKTIPPAKVAPPSLIAFVRKNVGKDLSTISMPVSANEPTSLLHRVSEQLEYAQLLDAAAKHPDPKDRLLYMTAFAISGFSNTRAKERSIRKPFNPLLGETFELVRSEAEVPGGFRLLVEKITHRPVRLAMQADSALWSFSQFPAPSQKFWGKSAEITTEGRVRVSLRLPDGTDEHYSWTIATVFLRNVVMGEKYVEPVGSMNVNNDTTGAKAVIEFVAKGVFGGRGEEVKVETYGPNGSRLGAGLAGTWTNGLKVVPGNKEIWKPGQLVENAVNTYGMTTFAASLNEITPIEKGKLPPTDTRLRPDQRFAEQGDLDQAEEWKVKLEEAQRVRRRVLEESGEEYKPKWFVKVAGGGKGGGGVEVEGREGRVLGGEG, from the exons ATGGCAGGCATTGAGCAATTGGAAATCCACAGCAAG GCCTACATTGTACGATGGGTCAAAGTAGATGTTGGCCACACCATCTCCTGGAGCGTGCAACCTCACAAGAAGTCCAT TAACTTTGGCATTGTTAAGCACCCCGGGACCGGCGAAACGAATCTGACCTCCTTGGCCGACGATGCAGGGCTTGCCGATCAACACACCGAAGGCGTCGCCGAATCGAAACCCGGTCTCTTTGCGAAAAGGGACGCTAGTACCGCCCAAGATCAGCTCGCCAAAAAGGGCTTTATACCGATACACTGGCATGGAAAATGCGAAGCAGACAAGGTCTCGGTCGGCACCTACGATGTTACACAGGCTGGCATGTTTGGCCTTGTTTTTGACAATACCTTCTCGAAGCAAACATCCAAGACGGCGACATTCGTCCTTCTAACATATCCGACCGGCGCCCCTCCACAGACTGCACGAAATCTACCCAATCTACAGGCGGGACCTCTTGCCAGCGCGAGTAGGACGAGCTTGGGCAAGCATGGCAGCCCCCGGCTCGGCGCTGCTGCCTCGGAATCCGTCGACAGTCTACCCAGCCACACCCGAGGACGCGCATTGTCCACAGCTACCGCTGCCGGTAAGAGTGAGAGCGGCGTGTCTAGCTCCTACCATGTTGGCGTCCTGCTCAAGAGGAGGCGCAAGAAGGGGCAGGGCTACGCCAAGCGTTTCTTCTCTCTGGACTATACGACTTGTACTCTGTCTTACTATCATAACCGCAACTCCTCGGCTCTTAGGGGGGCTATTCCGCTTAGCTTGGCTGCGGTCGCAGCGGACGAGAGGAGACGCGAGATTACCATTGACTCTGGAGCTGAGGTATGGCACTTGAAAGCATCGAATGCCAAGGAATTCAGCGATTGGGCACGGGCGCTGGAACGGGCAAGCAAGATTGCTCGGGGGGTGGAATTGCCTGTCACTCAACCAGTGTCCTCGGAAAGTCAGGGGGGAGTTGCACCGGTACCTCAGATCACCATTCCGAACAGCGCGCAagacgaggagagggagtggaggcAAGTTGAATCTCTGGTCAGCAGGATGGTAGGCACCAGAGATGCTCTCCGGCGCCTGGTAAAGGATATGGCTGCGGAAAAGCAGCCACCTAGCGGCCATGGATACCTTTCTCCAAGCACTCCTACACTTCCAGAGGAGACCGAAGGTTATTTCGGCCCGCCGACAACCGCATCAGCAGCAGATAAAAAGTCTTTCTGGAAGCGCAAGGCTAGCGGCGCCGCGTCTCCTCTCACCCCCCAGTCTTTCCAGACAGCTGCCAGTTCCTCGTTGACAATACCAGCATCGGGCCATAGCACCCCAACACAAAATGGGTTCAAGAAACAATATGGTGCTCTCCAGCAGGAAGGGCCAAATACTCTGGAGAATTGCACCGCGCTGTTGAGCGATCTGGATTCAGTCGTGATGGAGTTCTCGACTCTTCTCGCCACCAGCAAACGGCGACGGTTGCCTGCACAATTATCTGCTCAGCCAAGAGCAAGCATTGAGTCGTCCGCTTCAACGGTCGACGAGTTCTTTGATGCTGAAGCCGGTGATGCGGACAGGTCGACAAACCAGCTGATGATCATCGAGCACCATAGTGAGGATGATACCCAGGCATCAGATGTTGAGGAATCGATCCACGAGTCCTCGTCTGTCTCTTCGattgaagatgaagacgactATGCTCAGAACGCAGAGGGTGGTGTCAACCTGTtcccaccaaaacccaaatCATTGATCCCCCTTCCAATCACGGAACCAGTCACCAGACGCAAGACGATCCCGCCAGCCAAGGTAGCGCCCCCAAGTTTGATCGCGTTCGTCCGCAAGAACGTCGGCAAGGATCTTAGCACGATCAGCATGCCTGTTTCTGCCAACGAGCCGACGTCGTTGCTCCACCGCGTTTCTGAACAGCTCGAGTACGCTCAGCTTTTGGATGCGGCGGCTAAGCATCCTGACCCCAAGGACAGGTTGTTGTACATGACTGCATTTGCGATCTCTGGGTTCAGCAACACCAGGGCAAAGGAGAGGTCGATTCGCAAGCCCTTTAACCCACTCCTTGGTGAAACCTTTGAGCTTGTCCGTTCCGAGGCAGAAGTGCCTGGTGGTTTCAGGCTTCTTGTCGAGAAGATCACTCATCGTCCTGTCCGGTTGGCTATGCAAGCTGATAGTGCGCTGTGGTCTTTCTCTCAGTTCCCGGCTCCGTCCCAGAAGTTTTGGGGTAAATCTGCCGAGATTACCACTGAAGGCCGGGTAAGGGTTAGCTTGCGTTTGCCGGACGGCACAGACGAGCACTACAGCTGGACCATTGCCACTGTTTTCTTGCGCAACGTGGTCATGGGTGAGAAGTACGTCGAGCCGGTGGGGAGCATGAACGTGAACAATGATACGACCGGGGCCAAGGCTGTCATTGAGTTTGTAGCAAAGGGTGTTTTCGGCGgcaggggagaagaggtCAAGGTGGAGACGTACGGCCCCAATGGCAGCAGATTGGGTGCTGGGTTGGCGGGCACTTGGACCAACGGGCTGAAAGTCGTGCCAGGAAACAAGGAAATCTGGAAGCCGGGGCAGTTGGTCGAGAACGCGGTGAATACCTATGGTATGACTACCTTTGCCGCCAGTCTGAACGAGATCACGCCGATTGAAAAGGGGAAGCTGCCGCCTACGGATACGAGGTTGAGGCCTGATCAGAGGTTTGCGGAGCAAGGGGATTTGGACCAGGCGGAGGAGTGGAAggtgaagctggaggaggcgcagagggtgaggagacgggtgttggaggagagtGGGGAGGAGTATAAGCCCAAGTGGTTTGTCAAGGTTGCCGGGGGGggcaaggggggaggaggtgtggaagttgaagggagggaaggacgggtattgggaggagagggctaG
- a CDS encoding hypothetical protein (EggNog:ENOG503P615; COG:S) — MSLGVTQPWRAWSQRSRIPRFYWSSSAAIVPFSGYQRAFFHAGRSNLAKTTPKPASNARPSAHASAKAAATKNAQNLVSRLEILPYQPHGAIPVTVDYLGTNLSWGSRQKQASKHRAALKAAQHIDERHKRVSDWRLILETLLKQTPILDHDILVVKVRLPDDGFKRLEDDFHDNFWDICSRTGCRMRLYTTTNRKRTGPVPSVWESGLKGLEWSATQEKFILIFGGLDNVTAAYNGVVRAVKGGILVGTRTEDNWEDLLQLSPKTVEELSLRIAGPKAKDSKQRKDSTTEMQFRKPVSRPRELARFHEIQPEPYRLAVRADQIPPLEPGEIWTKASFLRYIRRLVGGQLTPGEHRFLYGNEGDEQATHVDVVVHQLQRAFYDEECVDAVSLPALKDALRYLAQSPHGSRFTHVPGGLVRRVKSLGLKLDADVFNWVAQFAVKSKHLRAFQRTLGAMVRDGHAPNFKTWFLFLRIIKAEDVRRYILRAMNTKGYLTDPECMRRIYAEMAGLDLHRALELKQDFQSFLQSQRDLYGPDWRLTVWIGNILIHKYGTSGQLNNLFQVLEAMIAAGERPDIITLNTILSHCRDQRKLGLAMSTLEFFSKHSLAQPDEITYRVLFSMAWTSRRLHLTTYIFRHAVLAGFDSHLMRSRVATLLKATSPDFTEYLGFSTLPEKWVQAGRFVRSKRHLAKILVLEKSLIKRGVSRVERWKQWLNKETAKVCLSKPDIYKRLLLSDFRRHDYWKHRASAAPTNDIRSFWDWSKTAHLSLRPRFSLCEMIKRATAKDEALLKAARKNRWFVFEARELLAVRRGKKPGVPGRGAIHVQKDEPKIQQPKPLAARGERERRRKELRSGQSKRDTPGRNVRL; from the coding sequence ATGAGCCTGGGAGTCACGCAACCTTGGAGGGCCTGGTCGCAACGCTCACGGATTCCCCGGTTCTACTGGTCCTCCTCGGCTGCGATTGTCCCATTTTCCGGATACCAGAGAGCCTTCTTCCATGCCGGCCGCTCGAACCttgccaaaaccaccccgaAGCCAGCAAGCAATGCACGCCCGAGTGCTCATGCCTCCGCCAAGGCCGCCGCCACTAAGAATGCACAGAACTTGGTGAGCCGGTTGGAGATATTGCCATACCAACCTCACGGGGCGATTCCCGTTACTGTCGACTATCTAGGCACCAACCTAAGCTGGGGATCTCGACAGAAACAAGCCTCGAAGCACCGCGCCGCTCTCAAAGCAGCACAACATATCGACGAGCGTCACAAGCGGGTGTCAGACTGGCGTCTCATTCTCGAGACTCTGTTGAAGCAGACTCCTATTCTTGATCACGACATTCTTGTGGTCAAGGTGCGACTTCCAGATGACGGCTTCAAGCGCTTGGAAGACGACTTTCATGACAACTTTTGGGATATTTGTTCGCGAACAGGATGTCGGATGAGGTTATACACTACGACAAATAGGAAACGAACAGGGCCAGTACCATCCGTGTGGGAGAGTGGGCTAAAAGGGTTGGAATGGAGTGCTACACAGGAGAAGTTTATCCTGATCTTTGGTGGGCTTGATAACGTCACAGCGGCCTATAATGGGGTTGTTCGCGCAGTGAAGGGTGGCATTCTCGTTGGAACTCGAACCGAGGATAATTGGGAAGACCTGCTGCAGCTTTCACCGAAGACAGTGGAGGAGCTGTCTTTGCGAATCGCGGGTCCCAAAGCCAAAGACTCGAAGCAGAGAAAAGACAGCACAACGGAGATGCAGTTCAGGAAGCCCGTCTCGCGTCCCCGTGAACTAGCAAGGTTTCATGAAATTCAGCCAGAGCCATATCGCCTCGCGGTTAGGGCAGATCAGATTCCACCCTTGGAGCCTGGTGAGATTTGGACCAAGGCTTCTTTCCTGCGTTACATTCGCCGACTCGTGGGTGGCCAACTGACGCCTGGTGAGCACCGCTTCTTATACGGGAATGAGGGTGATGAACAGGCCACACATGTGGATGTCGTTGTCCACCAGCTGCAGCGCGCTTTTTATGATGAGGAGTGCGTTGATGCAGTTTCGCTTCCCGCCCTCAAAGACGCTCTTCGATATCTCGCCCAATCACCTCATGGATCCCGCTTCACCCATGTGCCAGGCGGGCTGGTACGCCGCGTGAAGTCTTTAGGTCTTAAACTCGATGCCGATGTTTTCAACTGGGTGGCCCAATTCGCAGTCAAGTCCAAGCACCTCCGAGCCTTCCAGCGGACGCTCGGTGCGATGGTTCGAGATGGGCATGCGCCAAACTTCAAAACttggtttcttttcttaCGAATAATCAAGGCCGAAGACGTCAGGCGCTACATTCTGCGGGCGATGAACACGAAAGGTTATCTTACGGACCCAGAATGCATGCGCCGGATATACGCAGAGATGGCTGGCCTCGACCTGCACCGGGCTCTTGAACTGAAGCAAGATTTTCAGTCTTTTCTTCAGAGCCAGCGCGACCTTTATGGTCCCGATTGGCGCCTGACGGTCTGGATCGGGAATATCTTGATTCACAAGTACGGCACCTCAGGgcagctcaacaacctcttccaggTTCTTGAGGCTATGATTGCTGCTGGAGAAAGGCCGGATATAATTACGTTGAATACAATACTCTCCCATTGCCGGGACCAGCGGAAACTCGGCTTGGCGATGTCAACCTTGGAATTCTTTTCCAAGCACAGCCTGGCACAGCCAGACGAGATCACATACCGAGTGCTCTTCTCGATGGCCTGGACATCCAGGCGCCTCCACCTGACTACCTACATATTCCGTCATGCAGTCCTCGCCGGGTTTGACTCACATCTGATGAGATCCCGCGTCGCGACGCTCCTGAAAGCGACGTCGCCTGATTTCACAGAGTACCTGGGATTCTCTACTTTGCCTGAAAAGTGGGTACAGGCAGGTCGTTTCGTTCGAAGCAAACGACATTTGGCCAAGATTTTAGTTCTGGAAAAGTCGTTGATCAAGAGGGGAGTTTCCAGAGTGGAACGGTGGAAGCAGTGGCTGAACAAAGAGACGGCAAAGGTTTGCCTGTCAAAGCCCGACATCTACAAACGGCTGTTGCTATCTGACTTTCGCCGTCATGATTATTGGAAACATCGGGCATCAGCGGCACCCACCAACGATATCCGCTCTTTCTGGGACTGGTCAAAAACGGCACATCTCTCTCTCAGGCCGAGATTTTCACTTTGTGAGATGATCAAGCGGGCTACAGCCAAGGATGAGGCCCTGCtcaaggcggcgaggaaaAATAGGTGGTTTGTTTTTGAGGCGAGGGAGCTGCTGGCCGTGCGCCGGGGGAAAAAGCCTGGGGTTCCAGGTCGCGGTGCAATTCACGTGCAGAAAGATGAGCCTAAGATCCAGCAACCGAAACCGCTGGCGGCacggggggaaagggagagaCGGAGGAAGGAGCTAAGGTCAGGGCAATCCAAAAGAGATACACCCGGGAGGAACGTGAGATTATAG
- the prp1 gene encoding U4/U6 x U5 tri-snRNP complex subunit Prp1 (COG:A; EggNog:ENOG503NUH9): MSRRDFLSMPAPENYVAGLGRGATGFTTRSDLGPAREGPSEDQIKAAVAKRTAQLGLGGDNAKDDDNDDAARYQDPDNEVGLFAGGFYDKEDEEADKIWEDIDEKMASRRRKQREAREKAEREEYERQNPKIQQQFAGLKRKLAELTDEDWANIPEAKDATGKTKRARQARMERFYAVPDSVLAAARDQGQFGTTVADDGTATSATPGGTETTTDFAKIGAARDKVLKARLEQTSQTSGLATAGSATSLDPRGYLTSLAGTQGAEQSIGDIEQFRKMLKSAVDSNPKQASSWMAAARLEMTAGKPGAARKLIAAGCQHCPKNEDIWLENININDTHNAKIIAAEAIRNNPKSVKLWVAAMKLENDQRSRKKVIRKALDHNPQSEALWIHAVNLEEDVEDARILLAKATELIPESLDLWLRLAHLETPENARKVLNKAVKKLPNSHELWIAAARLEEQLGEGARRPVMKNAVKFLVKQNAMPKREEWIAEAEKCEEEGAVITCSNIIEETLGWGLDEDDDRKELWMEDAKASISREKYATARAIYAYALRVFPNSKSLYLAAVDLEREHGNKEDLWNALEKAVEACPHQETFWLMLAREKAGEINEARRVLARAFKQNPDNEDIWLAAVKLEADNGFIDQARDLLKTARQNAPTDRVWMRSVAFERQLGNSEAALDLVIDALRLFPNAPKLWMMKGQIYEDMDQPAQAREAYGAGVRAVPSSVPLWLLYSRLEERLNNVVKARSVLDRARQAIPKSAELWTELIRLERRAGNITQAKTLMATALQQMPKSGLLWAERILHLEQRTQRKSLLAEAMKKVENDPVLMVTAAYILWKERKLEQADKWFERALKLDTDHGDTWAWYYKFLLQHGTEEKRAGLVSRCVLAEPRHGEYWQRVAKMPKNAGKGTEEMLKLVAASLPE; this comes from the exons ATGTCACGGAGGGACTTCCTTAGCATGCCCGCGCCCGAGAACTACGTAGCTGGTCTCGGGCGTGGTGCTACTGGCTTTACCACCAGATCTGACTTGGGTCCGGCGCGAGAAGGTCCCAGCGAAGATCAAATCAAGGCTGCCGTCGCAAAGAGGACAGCGCAATTGGGACTCGGCGGCGACAATGCGAAAGATGATGACAACGATGACGCCGCTCGATATCAGGATCCAGACAACGAGGTTGGCCTGTTTGCCGGCGGTTTCTATGAtaaggaggatgaagaggcaGACAAGATCTGGGAAGATATAGACGAGAAGATggcaagcaggaggagaaagCAAAG GGAAGCACGAGAAAAAGCCGAACGAGAAGAATACGAGCGACAGAACCCAAAGATTCAGCAGCAGTTTGCCGGGCTCAAGAGAAAATTGGCCGAGCTCACCGACGAAGATTGGGCGAACATACCCGAGGCAAAGGATGCCACCGGCAAGACCAAGAGGGCACGACaagcgaggatggagagatTCTATGCTGTGCCCGACAGCGTGCTAGCTGCTGCGAGAGACCAGGGTCAGTTTGGCACGACAGTTGCGGACGATGGGACTGCTACCAGCGCTACTCCCGGAGGAACCGAAACGACGACGGATTTTGCAAAGATCGGTGCCGCCCGCGACAAGGTGTTGAAGGCAAGACTTGAGCAGACATCGCAAACCAGCGGGCTTGCTACGGCAGGTAGCGCCACGAGTCTGGATCCGAGGGGTTACTTGACCTCACTAGCCGGCACCCAAGGTGCAGAGCAGAGTATCGGTGATATTGAGCAGTTCAGAAAGATGTTGAAGTCTGCTGTAGACTCAAACCCCAAACAGGCGTCCAGTTGGATGGCTGCGGCAAGATTGGAGATGACAGCAGGGAAACCGGGTGCCGCCCGCAAGTTGATTGCGGCTGGGTGCCAGCATTGCCCCAAGAATGAGGATATCTGGCTTGAGaatatcaacatcaacgacaCTCACAATGCCAAGATTATTGCGGCTGAAGCTATCCGCAACAACCCAAAGTCGGTGAAGCTCTGGGTGGCAGCCATGAAACTGGAGAATGACCAAAGATCACGGAAGAAGGTGATCCGGAAGGCGCTGGATCATAACCCACAATCCGAGGCTTTATGGATTCATGCGGTGAACCTGGAAGAAGATGTGGAAGATGCCCGCATTTTGCTAGCCAAGGCCACTGAGCTTATCCCCGAATCACTCGACTTGTGGCTGAGACTGGCACATTTAGAGACCCCGGAGAATGCTCGCAAGGTGCTCAACAAGGCCGTCAAGAAgctccccaactcccacgAGCTGTGGATTGCGGCCGCTCGCCTGGAGGAGCagcttggtgagggtgcAAGACGACCAGTCATGAAGAATGCCGTCAAGTTCTTGGTCAAGCAAAACGCCATGCCCAAGCGTGAAGAATGGATTGCTGAGGCTGAAAAgtgcgaggaagaaggcgcGGTCATCACCTGCAGCAATATCATCGAAGAGACCCTCGGCTGGGGgctggacgaggacgacgaccGCAAGGAGCTCTGGATGGAAGATGCCAAAGCCAGTATCAGCCGCGAAAAGTACGCCACCGCCCGGGCGATATACGCCTATGCTCTTCGTGtcttccccaacagcaagagCCTTTACCTCGCCGCCGTTGACCTGGAGAGAGAGCACGGCAACAAGGAGGACCTCTGGAACGCGCTTGAAAAAGCCGTCGAGGCCTGCCCTCACCAAGAGACCTTCTGGCTCATGCTGGCCCGCGAAAAGGCAGGCGAGATTAACGAGGCTCGTCGCGTTCTGGCCCGTGCCTTCAAGCAAAACCCCGATAACGAGGACATCTGGCTTGCGGCTGTCAAGCTTGAGGCTGACAACGGCTTTATCGATCAAGCCCGCGACCTGCTCAAGACTGCCCGGCAAAACGCCCCTACCGATCGTGTCTGGATGCGTTCCGTGGCCTTTGAGCGCCAGCTAGGCAACAGCGAAGCCGCCCTTGACCTCGTCATTGACGCCCTCCGCCTCTTCCCTAACGCTCCAAAGCtttggatgatgaaggggcAGATTTACGAGGACATGGACCAGCCGGCGCAGGCAAGGGAGGCATATGGTGCCGGTGTCCGCGCCGTTCCTTCGTCGGTCCCCTTGTGGCTTTTGTACTCCCGTCTGGAGGAGCGCCTCAACAACGTGGTCAAGGCCCGTTCCGTCCTCGACAGAGCAAGGCAGGCAATTCCCAAATCGGCGGAGCTGTGGACTGAGCTCATCCGTCTTGAGCGTCGCGCCGGTAACATCACTCAGGCCAAGACCCTCATGGCTACTGCCCTGCAGCAGATGCCCAAGAGCGGTCTTCTCTGGGCGGAGAGGATTCTTCACCTGGAACAGCGAACCCAGCGCAAATCGCTGCTGGCGGAGGCAATGAAGAAAGTGGAGAACGACCCGGTGCTGATGGTGACGGCGGCGTATATCCTCTGGAAAGAGAGGAAACTCGAGCAGGCGGATAAATGGTTTGAGAGAGCGCTGAAGCTGGACACGGACCATGGGGATACGTGGGCGTGGTATTACAAGTTTTTGCTGCAGCATGGGAcggaagagaagagggctgggttggtgagcaGGTGTGTTTTGGCGGAGCCGAGACATGGGGAGTATTGGCAGCGGGTGGCCAAGATGCCGAAGAATGCGGGGAAGGGTACGGAGGAGATGTTGAAGTTGGTTGCTGCTTCTTTGCCGGAGTAG
- a CDS encoding hypothetical protein (COG:S; EggNog:ENOG503NUHX), which yields MPRIKHHRSSRRVPPPKDSDFDHEINLVDKSEAEDDSIGPPTAGPSSSLQDSTRESALGVSDRENGDASNARVGVADEEERPRPSIHINEPTPLREDVVDAVNTGTARRKSVSKKKAPESAIEILYENQRGGFLCGIPLFSSKALGNLDPTAWTNYAHKPSPTDIHTAQVPDPSWEWAWPEWKINKDDNVDDEGWEYSFAFSKKFSWHKARWWNSFVRRRAWIRKRVRKDSGYIAQDPQMLNPEYFSVRPSSEMSRERERERSSSRMSKRTASPRGSRLSMSSTKSGGAEQPDDIEHVGDLLAILRTSRIDREKIEAVDNYLEHAQEDLAGLQKVMHEIMSLFVFQASRRVLLTRLTEIHDQTVAQSKKGKDADGELQRRARNLADAVKHADEEVRKLEYWSDVKGMAEEGDSTGAVDHRKGWDPSWQGVDKSGPSEPAPPNGETKN from the exons ATGCCGAGAATAAAACATCACCGCTCGTCGCGTCGCGTGCCCCCGCCCAAAGATAGCGACTTCGACCACGAGATCAACCTCGTTGACAAgtccgaggccgaggacgacTCCATCGGGCCTCCTACTGCGGGGCCGTCTTCGTCATTGCAGGACTCAACACGGGAGTCAGCACTAGGGGTATCTGATCGTGAGAATGGTGATGCCAGCAATGCGCGAGTAGGTGTAGCAGACGAGGAGGAACGCCCACGCCCCTCCATCCACATCAATG AGCCTACACCATTACGGGAAGACGTCGTCGACGCTGTCAACACCGGGAcagcaaggaggaagagtgtGAGCAAGAAAAAGGCGCCTGAGTCGGCAATCGAGATTCTCTACGAGAATCAAAGAGGCGGCTTCCTCTGCGGAATACCTCTTTTCTCCTCCAAAGCCCTGGGCAACTTGGACCCAACAGCATGGACGAACTACGCCCACAAGCCCAGCCCGACAGATATACACACAGCTCAGGTGCCCGATCCTAGCTGGGAGTGGGCTTGGCCGGAGTGGAAAATCAACAAGGACGACAATGTCGACGATGAGGGCTGGGAGTATTCATTTGCATTTTCTAAGAAGTTTTCATGGCACAAGGCGAGATGGTGGAACTCGTTTGTTCGTCGTCGAGCATGGATCAGGAAACGGGTCAGAAAAGATTCCGGGTACATTGCACAGGACCCCCAAATGCTCAATCCCGAGTATTTTTCCGTTCGACCGTCGTCAGAAATGAGTCGTGAACGCGAACGCGAACGCAGCTCGAGCAGGATGAGTAAACGGACTGCCAGCCCCCGAGGCAGCAGACTTAGCATGAGCTCAACGAAATCAGGTGGTGCTGAACAACCAGACGACATCGAGCATGTTGGCGATCTTCTGGCCATACTGCGGACATCCCGAATCGACCGGGAAAAGATCGAGGCTGTGGACAACTACCTTGAACATGCACAGGAAGACCTGGCAGGGCTACAGAAGGTGATGCACGAGATCATGTCACTCTTTGTATTTCAGGCCTCGAGGAGGGTCTTGCTGACGAGATTGACCGAGATCCATGATCAAACGGTGGCACAAagcaagaagggcaaggacGCAGATGGAGAATTACAACGGCGGGCGAGGAATCTCGCCGACGCAGTCAAGCATGCAGATGAGGAGGTAAGAAAGCTTGAGTACTGGAGCGACGTCAAGGGAAtggctgaggagggcgatTCGACAGGAGCAGTGGATCATCGAAAGGGGTGGGATCCGTCGTGGCAAGGCGTTGATAAATCCGGCCCTTCAgagccagctcctccaaacGGCGAGACCAAAAATTGA